The following DNA comes from Candidatus Krumholzibacteriota bacterium.
TCGTCGAGGGGACAAGGCCCGCTGGTCTCGAACTGATCGAACAGCCGACAAGACGCGACGAACCGGGATTGCTCGGGCGCGTCACAAAAAAGGTGTCGATACCGATAATGGCTGATGAAAGTATAATGAGTCTGGTAGACGTGTTCAAACTGGCGAGGAAAGACCTGATCGATATGGTAAACGTCAAACTGATGAAGGTGGGAGGGATCTTCCAGGCGCTGCACATCAATTCTGTCGCGCACGCTGCCGGCCTGGAAGTGATGGCAGGGTGCATGGACGAATCGGCACTCGGGATAGCGGCAGGTCTACACTTCGCCCTTGCAAGGCCGAATGTCGAATATGCCGATCTCGATGGCCATCTTGACCTGATAGATGATCCGGCGGCGGGATCGGTTATCCTCAAGGAGGGTACGCTCTATCCAGTGGACAGTCCCGGCCTGGGATGCGTCATAAAAGAGATGTGATCGGGATCCGGCATCGGCTGGTGGAGGGTTTTTGAGAATTATTTTTGTTATAGTCACTGTTGCGGTAATTTTGTCTCCCTTCCCTTCATGTTCAGACGAGGGCCCGCTTAGCGCCGGCGATCCCGGACAGGAGATAGCCGGTCCGCCTGTCCGGAGGAGCGAGGCGGTCCTTGTCGCGGACCGGTATGCCCGCGCTCACTGGACGATGACCGAAACGAACCGCAGAGGAATTACCTGCGGAGAGTATTTTCTCAGCGAATATCCCGTGGGTGATCGCGTAGGGGTGGGGTACAAATGGGGAGGATGGACTGATATCGACGAATTTCTCGCCCGTATCGAGGAAGGATACGGTACGGGAACAGGCGGGTACGTGACTTATGAATATTACTCTTTCGATTGCGTCGTCGGGGTCTCATGCACCGGTCTCGTATCAAGAGCCTGGAATCTTGACGAAAAGTATACGCTCTGTTACGACGATTCGACGATAGAGAACAAGTTCTGCGAGATATGTGAGGAGATCGGAGGGATAGATTTCGCCTCGTACCAGACGGAAGGGCTTAAGAAAGGGGATGTTTTCATAAACGACACGCACTCGATCCTTTTCGTGTACGAGACAAGAAACCGCAGACCGATGATCATTGATTCGACATCCCCGGGCGTGCGATTCAGGCAGCTCAGCTGGATATGGTTCGCGAGCAACGGTTACGTGCCGATCAGGTACAATAATATTGTTGATGATCTGAACCCCGCGGGGACGATAATCAATCCCGAAGTGATAGAATATTCTGAACTTCCCGTGGAAATCGATGGCAACACCCGCAATGTCGTCAGCATGGAGTTCGATTACTATTCGACAGCCCCGGCCGTTCGCGAAGTAGGACCGGAGATGATATACGAACTGCGTCTCGATCGAGGAAGCGAGGTAAGGATCCATGTCACGGAAGCGAGGTCGGAAGGGATAAACAACAATCTCCATCTTCTCTCCTCCCTCGCCCTGGATGAAGGTAGGATGGGCGTCGATTGCCTGGCGAGCCACGATAACACTATCAGCCGCTCTCTGGACTCGGGGACTTATTATATAATCGTCGACAGCGGTCTTGATACTCCGGGGGAATACATACTTACGGTATCAGCAGATACAGACTGACCCCCATCCCTGACTCATGGCTCGCTGGCGGCTGGAGTCAGGGCGCGAGTGCGGGATACTTTTATAGATACCTGTGAATATTATTTGTTTTTCTTTTCCTGCCTTTTTTCCTTCTTCGTCTTGGCAGGTTTCTTCTTGGTCTCTTTTTTGGTGTCTCTTTCTTTCCCCATGGTATCGCCTCCGATCTGAAATCAATCCTGACTGCCGGTTCGTTTCAGGATTTGATATTAAATTATTTTCAAAAGAAAAGCATCCGTTAATTGTTGATATACTGATTTATTGTATGTTGTAATTCAAGTGAAAGCAAGAGATCTGACTGGTGAATTGATTGATTCTGCTGACAGGTGATTCATGCTGGACAAAGACTCCATATCAGAACTGTTGTCGCACCGTACTTCCGACGACGAGATATATCACGACCTGATGCAGTTCAAGATCAGTGAGATACTGCTCGTCGCCACCATTTATGACGCATTCATCCTCGAACAGGAAGGAAAGCTCACCGAGTTGATATTCTCCGAATACAACCAGCTTAACCTCTCTTCGGCGCCGCGGGTGACCAGCGTCTCTTTCGGCGAGAAAGCCCTCAACATCCTGGAAAAACGCCAGTTCGACATGGTCATACTCACAATGAGGATCGACGAGATGACCCCTTTTGAACTCAGTGAAAAGATCAGGGAGAAAAACAGCGACATCCCCATCCTCCTTCTTCTGAACGACGATAATGATCTTCAACTGATAAAGGATAGAAAAGACAGGCTGCGGTATTTCGACCGGGTATTCATCTGGAAGGGTGATGCCAAGGTATTCCTGGCGATGACAAAATACATAGAAGACAAGATAAATGTGGTAAATGACACCGATGTGGGCCTTGTCAGGGTGATCCTGCTCGTAGAGGATTCTATCCATTACTATTCCCGCTACCTTCCGATACTGCACGTGGAGATAATGAAACAGACAAGGCTTCTTATCGCCGACGAACACCTCAACGAGATCAAAAAACTGCTGAGGATGCGCACGCGCCCGAAGGTCCTGCTTGCCGAGACTTATGAGGAAGCGATATCAATCATAGAAAAATACAGGGAGTACCTGATATGCGTAATATCCGACGTCCGTTTCTCCAGAGACGGCGTGATGAACGATACGGCTGGAATAGACCTGATCAGGCATGTAAGAGAAGCCAATCAATCACTCCCCGTCCTTCTCCAGTCTTCCGATCCGTCGAACGCCAAAGTGGCGGAAGAGCTGGACATATCGTTTCTTGACAAGAACTCTGACAACCTTCAGCGAGACCTTACCGAATTTATACTGGGCGAGCTTGGTTTTGGAGATTTCACCTTCCGTGATCATACGGGAAAGGTCATCACCAGGGTGGAAACGATGGCCGAGTTCAAGGAGCTTTTAAAATCAGTTCCGGACGAATCCCTGTATTTTCACGCGTCACGAAATCATTTTTCCAGTTGGTTGATGGCAAGGGGCGAAATACAGATCGCCAAATTCATCCAGCCGATCAAGGTCTCTGATTTCGATTCGATCTCTGAACTGAGAAAACATCTTCTCGATATCTGCGATATCGTCCATGACCAGAAGACCAGGGGGCAGGTGATCAATTTTGATGAATCGCTTCTTGGGCAATCGACCTATATAGTGCGGCTTTCGGGAGGTTCGGTCGGTGGTAAGGGCAGGGGAATGGTCTTTCTGAATATGCTGATCCAGAACAGGGAATTGTTCTCTATAAATCCCGACCTGAATATTCTGATACCGCAGACCAACATAATCGGCACTGAAGAGTATGATTTCTTCATGGAAAATAACGGCCTGATGGAAAAATTCGAAAGGGAGGAAGATTACGATAGTATTAAAAAGATGGCGCTGGAGGGATCTCTTTCTTCCGAACTCCATGAGAAGCTGGAGAGATTTCTCGCGCGTGTCGATTGTCCCATTTCGGTAAGGTCTTCCAGCCTGTTCGAGGATTCGATATCCCAGCCCTTTTCCGGAGTATATGAGACATATTTTCTTCCCAACAACGATCCCGACCCGGCTGCGCGGCTGCGGCAGCTTGAAGAGGCAATTAAACTCGTATATGCCTCTGTATATTCTCCTTCGGCCCGCGCTTATTTCGATGCCATAGAATACCGCATCGGAGAGGAGAAGATGGGAGTACTCCTGCAGAGGTTGGTGGGCAAAGGATACGATGGACGGTTCTATCCTCAGATCTCGGGAGTAGCCCAGTCGTATAACTATTATCCGGTCTCATATCTCAAGCCAACCGATGGGATTGCTATAGCCGGATTCGGCCTGGGCAAATACGTGGTCGACGGCGAAAGGGCCTGGCGTTTCTGTCCGCGGTACCCGAAGATTGATTTTATCGCCCAGGAGGATTTCGTCAAGGAATCCCAGGTGGAATTCTACGCTCTCGATCTTGAAAACAATGGGGCGAACCTGGCAGAAGGGAGCGATTCGACCCTATTGAGGCTGGAGATATCAGACGCGGAAAAGGACGGGTCCCTGGACTACTGCGCGTCGACATGGGACTTCCAGGACAATATCGTAAGGACCGGGAGCGGATACGTGGGGCCGCGTATCATGAACTTCGCTTCCATCTTGAAATATAACTATATCCCCCTGGCCGAAACGCTCGATGCTCTTCTCGGGGTGATCAAAAGCTCTATGGGTATACCGATCGAGATCGAATTCGCTGTCGATCTTGATGAGACACTTAACGGAAAACCGAGTCTTTATATTCTTCAGGTCCGGCCGCTGCTGAGGAACTTTGAAGACTTCCACCTCGGCCTTGAGGATATAAAAAGCGATTCGATCCTGCTGTACACCGACAAGGCTATGGGGAACGGAGTGATCGATGGGCTGGAAGACATCATATTTGTAGATCAGGCCCGGTTCGATAGGAGCAGGACAGTTGAGATGACAGAAGAGCTTGAGACGCTCAACCATAGATTAAAAAGCGAGAAACGAAAATATATCCTCATAGGCCCGGGAAGGTGGGGAAGCAGGGACCGATGGCTGGGGATACCGGTGAGATGGTCGCAGATCTCCGGCGCCAGGATCATCGTCGAGACCGAAATGGAGGATTTTCATGTCGACTCATCCCTCGGGTCTCATTTCTTCCATAACGTGACATCGAACAATATAGGGTATTTTTTCGTTCCACACGGTTCGAACAGGAATTATATCGACTGGAAATGGCTTGAAAGCCAGAAAGTCATGGAGAAAACGAAGCACTTTATCCACGTTCGCCTCGACGATCCGGTCACGGCAAAAATGGACGGGCGCTCGGGAGTATCGGTGCTTTGCAGGTAAAAAAATGGAACGGAGAGGCGGCTGGCAGGTTATATTGGGAAGGTCCGCGAAGCTCGGTTTTTAATTTCCATTGATCGAGGATGTTGTCGTCCGCCGTTATAAAGGAAGCATTCAAATGAAAAGATGGGTCATTGGCATTTTCGCAGGTCTGGTTGTTTTTCTTATAGTCTTTAGATCGATCCAGTTGTTTATGAAGGATGGCGGAAGTGGAGGCCCGGGGAATCAGCGTCCGGCCGTTGCCGTGGAGGTCGCTGACGTCCGGTTCGGTCCGATCGAGGAGATCCGCAAGTTTACCGGTACTGTTCATCCGTATAATCAGTATGTCGTCGCCCCCAAAGTGTCGGGGAGGGTGATATACCTCGACAAGCGGATCGGAGACCCGGTCCACGAAGGGGAATTGATCGCGAGGATCGACGACGCGGAATACCAGCAGGCCCTTCGTGAGGCCGAGGCCAACATGAAGATCGCCGAGGCTTCGCTGGCGGAATCCCGGACCCAGGTCGACCTGGCACGCCAGGAAAAGGAAAGGGTGAGATCGCTTGAGGAGAAAGGCCTGGTGACGGCGGCGGAACTTGACGCGGCGAACAGCAACTTCGAATCGAGGGAGGCGAGGTACAGGCTCGCGCTCGCGCAGGTCGAACAGCGCGAGGCGGCTCTGGCGTCGGCGAAGATCCGGCTTGGTTACACGAGCCTTAACGCCTCGGGCGCGGGATTCATCGGAGAGCGTTTCGTCGATGAGGGAGCGCTGCTGGCGCCCAACATGGCCGTAGCGCTGGTCGTGGGGATCGACTCTGTGATAGTGCGGACGACTATCACGGAGCGGGATTACGGATATATAGACAGGGGTCAATCGGTCGATGTCCTGGTTGACGCTTTTCAGGGCAGACGTTTTTCCGGCACTGTGGCGCGAATCGCTCCGATGATGCAGGAGGCGTCGCGGATGGCGGAAATGGAAGTCGAAGTATTCAACGCGTCTCATATGCTCAAACCTGGTATGTTCGCGCGTATCGAAGTCATGACGGCCAGAAAGGACAGTACTCAGCTTGTGCCAGGCACGGCGGTCGTCGAACGCCAGGGCAAGACCGGCATATTCGTAGTCCCCGATGAAGAGACGGTCGCCCGGTACGTCCATGTGACGACCGGGATCGTCACGGCAGAGACGGCGGAGATACTCGATCCTCTGATCCATGGCCGCGTGGTGACTCTCGGGCAGCATCTTCTCGATGACGGAAGTCCGGTGATGCTCCGGGAAGAAGATAAAGATCCATCCAGTGATAGCGATTCCTCAGAGG
Coding sequences within:
- a CDS encoding efflux RND transporter periplasmic adaptor subunit encodes the protein MKRWVIGIFAGLVVFLIVFRSIQLFMKDGGSGGPGNQRPAVAVEVADVRFGPIEEIRKFTGTVHPYNQYVVAPKVSGRVIYLDKRIGDPVHEGELIARIDDAEYQQALREAEANMKIAEASLAESRTQVDLARQEKERVRSLEEKGLVTAAELDAANSNFESREARYRLALAQVEQREAALASAKIRLGYTSLNASGAGFIGERFVDEGALLAPNMAVALVVGIDSVIVRTTITERDYGYIDRGQSVDVLVDAFQGRRFSGTVARIAPMMQEASRMAEMEVEVFNASHMLKPGMFARIEVMTARKDSTQLVPGTAVVERQGKTGIFVVPDEETVARYVHVTTGIVTAETAEILDPLIHGRVVTLGQHLLDDGSPVMLREEDKDPSSDSDSSEGEKKE